A genome region from Gigantopelta aegis isolate Gae_Host chromosome 3, Gae_host_genome, whole genome shotgun sequence includes the following:
- the LOC121368022 gene encoding uncharacterized protein LOC121368022 isoform X1, translating into MFLTPLCLKLRDVSFSFLVQFVSVLLGVCSSYIFRVYCHLPGSSSAIMRFKQMQPLKAPRKNRTYSPTALTNAVKAVKDGMSVRGASRKHAVPMQTLRDRIIGKVDPDCAKTGRPPVFSKEDEIKITDHIKRFAQYGYGYTRNEVTMLASDYGKRIGKISKPLTRNWMEGFLTRWPELKPLRVRSLELGKVRSALETIVSKYFKELADVMAKYDLQDKPHLIFNIDEKGVTPKPTPSPVTGGKDKAASPTITAGKLQTTTMIGSGSAVGMAIPPFFVFAGKRWNADLIKGGTPGANGTLSENGLSNTETFRFYLENHFVKFAPDRSTQPLLLLIDGHASHLSLGLIEWAKSKNIIMFILPAHVSRILQPLEISCYGPFQRMYDDEFHKRIRTASGTVNRYNVCEIACHVYLQALCPQNLISGFKKSGIFPIDHTVIDRSLPIPADMFNTDDNSDDNSDDNSEDITVDVTEDVTVDVTEDVIVDVTEDIAEDVTVDVIEDVTEVIVETQKSESEAECSENAC; encoded by the exons ATGTTTCTAACTCCGTTATGCTTGAAACTCCGTGAcgtttcgttttcttttcttgtgCAATTTGTTTCAGTTTTGTTGGGTGTCTGCTCGAGTTACATTTTCAGAGTATATTGTCATCTTCCAGGATCTTCATCAGCAATCATGAGGTTTAAACAG aTGCAACCACTCAAGGCACCAAGGAAAAACCGGACCTATTCTCCTACAGCATTGACAAATGCTGTGAAAGCTGTTAAAGATGGGATGTCTGTCAGGGGTGCATCCAGAAAGCATGCTGTACCAATGCAAACCCTGAGAGATCGGATTATTGGAAAGGTTGATCCAGATTGTGCGAAAACAGGCAGACCGCCGGTCTTTAGTAAGGAAGATGAAATCAAAATAACCGATCATATAAAACGTTTTGCTCAATATGGCTACGGCTATACAAGAAATGAAGTGACCATGCTTGCCTCAGATTATGGCAAGCGGATAGGGAAGATATCCAAACCCCTGACCAGGAACTGGATGGAAGGTTTCTTAACCCGATGGCCGGAGTTGAAACCATTACGCGTAAGGAGTTTGGAGCTGGGCAAAGTCAGATCAGCACTTGAAACAATTGTAtcgaaatattttaaagaactgGCCGATGTCATGGCAAAATATGACTTGCAAGACAAGCCTCACTTGATTTTCAACATTGACGAGAAGGGGGTGACCCCAAAACCTACACCATCACCTGTGACTGGTGGGAAGGATAAAGCAGCATCACCAACCATCACGGCAGGCAAATTGCAGACCACCACAATGATTGGTTCGGGCAGTGCTGTGGGAATGGCTATTCCACCATTTTTTGTGTTTGCCGGGAAGCGATGGAATGCCGACTTGATAAAAGGTGGGACTCCTGGCGCAAATGGGACCTTGTCTGAAAATGGGCTGAGTAACACGGAGACGTTCCGATTCTATCTCGAGAATCATTTTGTCAAATTTGCTCCCGACCGTTCCACCCAACCACTTTTGTTGCTGATAGATGGTCACGCCAGCCATCTTTCACTTGGCCTCATCGAATGGGCTAAATCGAAGAacattatcatgtttattttacCAGCACACGTAAGTCGCATTCTACAGCCATTGGAGATATCCTGCTACGGTCCATTCCAGCGAATGTACGACGACGAGTTCCACAAGCGAATCAGGACGGCGTCGGGCACAGTCAACAGATACAATGTTTGCGAAATAGCCTGCCATGTGTACCTGCAGGCTCTCTGTCCTCAGAACCTGATATCTGGGTTTAAAAAAAGTGGAATATTTCCCATCGACCACACTGTCATCGACAGATCCTTACCCATACCTGCAGACATGTTCAATACTGACGATAACAGTGACGATAACAGCGATGATAACTCTGAGGATATTACTGTAGATGTCACTGAAGATGTCACTGTAGATGTCACCGAAGATGTCATTGTAGATGTCACTGAGGATATTGCCGAAGATGTCACTGTAGATGTCATTGAGGATGTCACTGAAGTAATCGTTGAAACACAAAAGTCTGAATCTGAGGCTGAATGCAGTGAAAATGCATGCTAA